From the genome of Malus sylvestris chromosome 6, drMalSylv7.2, whole genome shotgun sequence, one region includes:
- the LOC126625166 gene encoding uncharacterized protein LOC126625166 — protein sequence MAEIQPQPVSQINGGGQFLTGSSETVGSKRQRRPSVRLGDIGGDQPYDSQVRRATKQWKFPPDHRKDANKSSKIRPLTNLSSVGEFHETLDGEDREGNLDSVAIGSWKVKDATNRASNVTKRVRSNWVSSKIDEGGGGGEGDEKFSGAEDVDEGYHRDFEVENSESPLKEQSPIHSSENLGVDGRANGRELLYHGSRIPIRTRISEGRDNHDGIELSGPSDTDARDWNCRGTSGDRNGNEGRERCGEDGVRVWLNGLGLGRYAPVFEIHEVDDEVLPMLTLEDLKDMGINAVGSRRKIYCAIQKLGKGFS from the coding sequence ATGGCGGAGATTCAACCGCAGCCGGTGAGTCAGATCAACGGCGGAGGGCAGTTCTTGACGGGTTCATCCGAGACGGTAGGATCGAAGCGACAGCGGAGGCCCAGCGTCCGATTGGGCGACATCGGAGGAGACCAGCCGTACGATTCGCAGGTGCGCCGCGCCACCAAGCAGTGGAAGTTCCCGCCCGACCACCGCAAAGACGCCAACAAGTCCTCAAAGATTCGACCTTTAACGAATTTGAGCTCAGTTGGGGAGTTCCATGAAACCCTAGACGGCGAAGACAGAGAGGGCAATCTTGATAGTGTTGCCATTGGGAGCTGGAAGGTCAAGGACGCCACGAATCGGGCTTCGAACGTCACCAAACGGGTCAGATCCAATTGGGTATCTTCCAAGATTGACGAAGGTGGCGGCGGCGGTGAAGGGGACGAGAAATTCAGTGGAGCAGAGGACGTTGATGAAGGGTATCATCGGGATTTCGAAGTCGAAAACTCGGAAAGTCCGTTGAAAGAGCAGAGCCCAATTCATAGTTCAGAGAATTTGGGCGTGGATGGGCGTGCCAATGGAAGGGAGCTGCTTTACCATGGAAGTAGAATACCCATTAGGACTAGGATTTCGGAGGGTAGGGACAACCATGATGGTATTGAGCTATCCGGGCCGTCGGATACCGATGCCAGGGATTGGAATTGCAGAGGGACAAGTGGGGATAGAAATGGGAATGAAGGAAGAGAGAGGTGTGGGGAAGATGGGGTTAGGGTTTGGCTCAATGGGTTAGGGTTAGGGCGGTATGCGCCGGTGTTTGAAATTCATGAGGTGGATGATGAGGTATTGCCCATGTTAACATTGGAGGACCTCAAGGATATGGGGATAAATGCAGTTGGGTCCAGGAGGAAAATCTATTGTGCAATTCAGAAGCTTGGGAAGGGATTTTCTTGA